Proteins encoded by one window of Streptomyces clavuligerus:
- a CDS encoding acetyl-CoA C-acetyltransferase yields the protein MPEAVIVSAARSPIGRAFKGSLKELRADELTATIIRAALDKIPALDPADIDDLMLGCGLPGGEQGYNLGRIVAVRMGLDRLPGCTITRYCSSSLQTSRMALHAIKAGEGDVFISAGVEMVSRFNKGSSDGLPDTQNPVFAEAQARTAKVAEGGADSWHDPREDGQLPDAYIAMGQTAENLARFKGVTRREMDEFGVRSQNLAEQALANGFWEREITPVTTPDGTVVSKDDGPRAGVTLAGVEGLKPVFRPDGLITAGNCCPLNDGAAALVIMSDTKARELGLTPLARIVSTGVSALSPEIMGYGPVEASEQALARAGMTIGDIDLVEINEAFAAQVIPSYRDLGIDLDRLNVNGGAIAVGHPYGMTGARITGTLINSLQFHDKQFGLETMCVGGGQGMAMVIERLS from the coding sequence ATGCCCGAAGCCGTCATCGTTTCCGCCGCCCGCTCCCCCATCGGACGGGCCTTCAAGGGCTCACTGAAGGAGTTGAGGGCGGACGAGCTGACCGCGACCATCATCCGGGCGGCACTCGACAAGATCCCCGCGCTCGACCCCGCCGACATCGACGACCTCATGCTGGGCTGCGGCCTGCCCGGCGGGGAGCAGGGGTACAACCTGGGCCGCATCGTGGCCGTGCGGATGGGCCTGGACCGGCTGCCCGGCTGCACGATCACGCGGTACTGCTCCTCCTCGCTCCAGACCTCGCGGATGGCGCTGCACGCGATCAAGGCGGGCGAGGGCGACGTCTTCATCTCGGCCGGTGTCGAGATGGTCTCCCGTTTCAACAAGGGCTCGTCCGACGGACTGCCCGACACCCAGAACCCGGTCTTCGCCGAGGCCCAGGCGCGCACCGCCAAGGTCGCCGAGGGCGGGGCGGACTCCTGGCACGACCCGCGCGAGGACGGGCAGCTCCCGGACGCGTACATCGCGATGGGGCAGACCGCCGAGAACCTGGCCCGGTTCAAGGGGGTCACCCGGCGCGAGATGGACGAGTTCGGCGTACGGTCGCAGAACCTCGCCGAGCAGGCCCTCGCGAACGGCTTCTGGGAGCGGGAGATCACCCCCGTCACCACCCCGGACGGCACGGTCGTCAGCAAGGACGACGGCCCCCGGGCCGGGGTCACCCTGGCGGGCGTCGAGGGGCTGAAGCCGGTGTTCCGGCCGGACGGCCTGATCACCGCCGGGAACTGCTGTCCGCTGAACGACGGCGCCGCCGCGCTCGTCATCATGAGCGACACCAAGGCCCGGGAGCTGGGGCTCACCCCGCTCGCCCGGATCGTCTCCACCGGGGTCTCCGCGCTCTCCCCCGAGATCATGGGCTACGGCCCGGTCGAGGCCAGCGAGCAGGCGCTCGCCCGCGCCGGGATGACCATCGGCGACATCGACCTCGTCGAGATCAACGAGGCGTTCGCCGCGCAGGTGATCCCCTCCTACCGCGATCTGGGCATCGACCTCGACCGGCTGAACGTGAACGGCGGCGCGATCGCCGTGGGCCACCCCTACGGCATGACCGGTGCCCGGATCACCGGCACCCTGATCAACAGCCTCCAGTTCCACGACAAGCAGTTCGGCCTGGAGACGATGTGCGTGGGCGGCGGCCAGGGCATGGCGATGGTCATCGAGCGGCTGAGCTGA
- a CDS encoding SGNH/GDSL hydrolase family protein, translated as MSRARVARRIAAGAAYGGGGIGLLGVATVGVVLAEVQLAKRSVAGVAAPVPPRGEGLYGLAFGRRDPLLLGILGDSTAAGQGVRRAGQTPGALLASGLAAVVERPVEVRNVALPGARSDDLDRQVRLLLADASRRPDICVLMIGANDVTHRMPPTESVRHLAAAVRRLRTAGAEVVVGTCPDLGTIEPVYQPLRWLARRVSRQLAAAQTIVVVEQGGRTVSLGDLLGPEFAANPREMFGADSYHPSAEGYATAAMAMLPTVCAALGVWPESDRPEAARDEGVLPVAQAAAEAAQEAGTEVTAARAPWALLKRRRRRRLPVWDGEAVGEGSSGAADGGVHLPQD; from the coding sequence GTGTCGAGGGCGAGAGTGGCACGGCGGATCGCGGCGGGCGCGGCGTACGGAGGCGGCGGCATCGGGCTGCTCGGAGTGGCCACCGTCGGGGTGGTCCTCGCCGAGGTGCAGTTGGCCAAACGGTCGGTGGCCGGAGTGGCCGCCCCCGTGCCGCCCCGGGGCGAGGGGCTGTACGGGCTGGCCTTCGGCCGCAGGGACCCGCTGCTCCTGGGGATACTGGGCGACTCGACGGCGGCGGGGCAGGGGGTGCGCCGGGCCGGGCAGACCCCGGGCGCCCTGCTGGCCTCCGGGCTCGCGGCGGTCGTCGAACGGCCGGTGGAGGTCCGCAACGTGGCCCTGCCCGGGGCCCGCTCGGACGATCTGGACCGGCAGGTGCGGCTGCTGCTCGCGGACGCCTCCCGCCGTCCCGACATCTGCGTCCTCATGATCGGCGCGAACGACGTCACCCATCGGATGCCGCCGACCGAGTCGGTGCGCCATCTGGCGGCGGCGGTGCGGAGGCTGCGCACGGCGGGAGCCGAGGTCGTCGTGGGCACCTGCCCCGACCTGGGCACGATCGAGCCCGTGTACCAGCCGCTGCGCTGGCTGGCCCGGCGGGTCTCCCGGCAGCTCGCGGCGGCCCAGACGATCGTGGTGGTCGAGCAGGGCGGCCGGACCGTCTCGCTGGGGGATCTGCTGGGGCCCGAGTTCGCGGCGAACCCGAGGGAGATGTTCGGGGCGGACAGCTACCACCCCTCGGCGGAGGGGTACGCCACCGCCGCGATGGCGATGCTGCCGACGGTCTGCGCGGCGCTCGGCGTGTGGCCCGAGTCGGACCGCCCGGAGGCCGCGCGGGACGAGGGGGTGCTGCCGGTGGCGCAGGCGGCGGCCGAGGCGGCGCAGGAGGCGGGCACCGAGGTCACCGCCGCCCGCGCGCCATGGGCCCTGCTCAAGCGGAGACGCCGCAGGCGGCTGCCTGTCTGGGACGGGGAGGCGGTGGGTGAGGGCTCCTCCGGGGCGGCGGACGGCGGCGTACACCTCCCGCAGGACTGA
- a CDS encoding cystathionine beta-synthase: MRIHDSMIDLVGNTPLVRLNGVTEGIQATVLAKVEYFNPGGSVKDRIALRMIEAAERSGELRPGGTIVEPTSGNTGVGLAIVAQRKGYKCVFVCPDKVSTDKINVLRAYGAEVVVCPTAVDPEHPDSYYNVSDRLVKEIPGAWKPDQYSNPNNPRSHYETTGPELWEQTEGRITHFVAGVGTGGTISGTGRYLKDVSDGAVTVVGADPEGSVYSGGSGRPYLVEGVGEDFWPTAYDRTVADEIVPVSDKDSFQMTRRLAREEGLLVGGSCGMAVVAALRVAERLGPDDVVVVLLPDSGRGYLSKIFNDEWMADYGFLEEAGPSASVGDVLRHKEGGKIPSLVHMHPEETVGEAIEVLREYGVSQMPIVKPGAGHPDVMAAEVIGSVVERELLNALFHRRAHLVDPLEKHMSAPLPQVGSGEPVEDLMTVLSSVPGADAAIVLVEGKPTGVVSRQDLLAFLADNGK; encoded by the coding sequence GTGCGCATTCACGACTCGATGATCGATCTTGTCGGTAATACCCCGCTCGTGCGGCTGAACGGCGTCACGGAGGGCATCCAGGCGACCGTGCTCGCGAAGGTCGAGTACTTCAACCCCGGAGGCTCGGTCAAGGACCGTATCGCGCTGCGCATGATCGAGGCGGCCGAGCGGAGCGGCGAGCTGCGGCCGGGCGGCACGATTGTCGAGCCCACCAGTGGGAACACCGGCGTCGGACTGGCGATCGTGGCCCAGCGCAAGGGCTACAAATGCGTCTTCGTCTGCCCGGACAAGGTGTCCACGGACAAGATCAACGTACTGCGGGCCTACGGCGCCGAGGTGGTCGTCTGCCCCACCGCCGTGGACCCCGAGCACCCCGATTCGTACTACAACGTCTCCGACCGGCTGGTCAAGGAGATCCCCGGGGCCTGGAAGCCGGACCAGTACTCCAACCCGAACAACCCCCGTTCGCACTACGAGACGACCGGCCCCGAGCTGTGGGAGCAGACCGAGGGGAGGATCACCCACTTCGTCGCGGGCGTGGGCACCGGCGGCACCATCAGCGGCACCGGGCGCTACCTCAAGGACGTCAGCGACGGGGCGGTCACGGTCGTCGGAGCCGACCCCGAGGGCTCTGTATACAGCGGCGGCTCGGGCCGCCCCTACCTCGTCGAGGGCGTCGGCGAGGACTTCTGGCCGACGGCGTACGACCGGACGGTGGCGGACGAGATCGTCCCCGTGTCCGACAAGGACTCGTTCCAGATGACCCGGCGGCTGGCCCGCGAGGAGGGGCTGCTCGTCGGCGGCTCCTGCGGGATGGCCGTCGTCGCCGCGCTGCGGGTCGCCGAGCGGCTCGGCCCGGACGACGTGGTCGTCGTCCTGCTCCCGGACAGCGGGCGCGGCTACCTCTCCAAGATCTTCAACGATGAGTGGATGGCCGACTACGGCTTCCTGGAGGAGGCCGGTCCGTCCGCGTCCGTCGGCGATGTGCTCCGCCACAAGGAGGGCGGGAAGATCCCCAGCCTGGTGCACATGCACCCGGAGGAGACCGTCGGCGAGGCCATCGAGGTGCTGCGCGAGTACGGCGTCTCCCAGATGCCGATCGTCAAGCCGGGCGCCGGGCACCCCGATGTGATGGCCGCCGAGGTCATCGGCTCGGTCGTCGAGCGGGAGCTGCTGAACGCCCTCTTCCACCGGCGCGCCCACCTCGTCGACCCGCTGGAGAAGCACATGAGCGCCCCGCTGCCGCAGGTCGGCTCGGGCGAGCCGGTCGAGGACCTGATGACCGTCCTCAGCTCGGTCCCGGGCGCGGACGCGGCGATCGTGCTGGTGGAGGGCAAGCCCACCGGGGTGGTGAGCCGCCAGGACCTGCTGGCGTTCCTCGCCGACAACGGGAAGTGA
- a CDS encoding MurR/RpiR family transcriptional regulator: protein MSDSAAARLQQLFEGHRLTPTQRRIAHSMVRRAAEVPFLSSVELAEVAGVSQPSVTRFAVALGFDGYPALRRHLREFAPRGGGPAEAVPNEYQQAVHAEIENLRRLADFLADPEPVERAGRLLAASRPLPVLGLRAAAAQARGFAYFAAKVHPDVRVLDEGGTLLADRVDAARRAGADALLCFALPRHPKEVVEALEYARSAGLTVVTVADSAFAPVAGHSDLLLPAAVGTGLSFDTVCAPMLLGRVLLEAMCDELPDAQARLEEFDARAAARGLFAE from the coding sequence ATGAGCGACAGCGCTGCCGCACGACTTCAGCAGCTCTTCGAGGGGCACCGGCTCACCCCCACCCAGCGCAGGATCGCCCACAGCATGGTCCGCCGCGCGGCGGAGGTGCCGTTCCTGTCCAGTGTGGAGCTGGCCGAGGTCGCCGGGGTCAGCCAGCCGTCCGTCACCCGGTTCGCCGTCGCCCTCGGCTTCGACGGCTACCCGGCGCTCCGCCGCCATCTGCGGGAGTTCGCGCCGCGCGGCGGCGGCCCCGCCGAGGCCGTGCCCAACGAGTACCAGCAGGCGGTGCACGCCGAGATCGAGAATCTGCGGCGGCTCGCCGACTTCCTCGCCGACCCCGAACCCGTCGAACGCGCCGGACGGCTGCTCGCCGCCTCCCGCCCGCTGCCCGTCCTCGGCCTGCGGGCCGCCGCAGCGCAGGCGCGCGGCTTCGCCTACTTCGCCGCCAAGGTGCACCCCGACGTCCGGGTCCTCGACGAGGGCGGCACCCTCCTCGCCGACCGCGTCGACGCCGCCCGGCGCGCGGGCGCGGACGCTCTCCTCTGCTTCGCGCTGCCGCGCCACCCCAAGGAGGTCGTGGAGGCCCTGGAGTACGCCCGCTCGGCCGGGCTGACCGTCGTCACCGTCGCGGACTCCGCGTTCGCGCCTGTCGCCGGACACAGCGACCTGCTGCTCCCGGCGGCGGTCGGCACCGGGCTCTCCTTCGACACCGTGTGCGCGCCGATGCTGCTGGGACGGGTGCTGCTGGAGGCGATGTGCGACGAGCTGCCGGACGCGCAGGCCCGGCTGGAGGAATTCGACGCGCGGGCCGCCGCGCGGGGTCTCTTCGCGGAGTGA
- a CDS encoding helix-turn-helix domain-containing protein translates to MSEEKEPKDEAPEEPEDAGAWLGTELMYARDHAGMTQSALADDCQVERTYVSRVESGTRFPSERYVEACDRIFGTSGVYTRLRRRLLDMGHPGWFRKYVALEREVVEIHGYANSFMMGLLQTPEYAYAVFRAAHPRETDARIKTRVAARMRRHEVLERTDPPLLWFIIHEGALRTVVGSSEVMVGQLERLAQMAESPNVVVQVLPFSAGAPAAGSPFMLLTQGNQEGRILYSDTIGHGYMNDSPAVVSSWGSTFDRLRMAAESETRSLGLIHSIMKEHAR, encoded by the coding sequence GTGAGCGAGGAAAAGGAACCGAAGGATGAAGCCCCCGAGGAACCCGAAGACGCCGGGGCCTGGCTGGGAACCGAGCTGATGTACGCGCGTGATCACGCGGGTATGACGCAATCGGCGCTTGCTGACGATTGCCAAGTCGAACGGACCTACGTTTCGCGCGTGGAGTCCGGAACGCGTTTCCCCAGCGAACGTTACGTGGAAGCGTGTGACAGAATTTTTGGCACATCCGGGGTCTACACGCGGCTGCGGCGTCGACTGCTGGATATGGGCCACCCGGGGTGGTTCCGTAAGTACGTGGCGCTGGAGCGGGAAGTCGTGGAGATCCACGGCTACGCCAACTCCTTCATGATGGGCCTGCTCCAGACCCCGGAGTACGCGTACGCGGTCTTCCGTGCGGCCCATCCGCGAGAGACGGACGCCCGCATCAAGACTCGTGTGGCAGCTCGAATGCGCCGCCATGAGGTCTTGGAGCGCACCGATCCGCCGCTTCTCTGGTTCATCATCCACGAAGGAGCGCTGCGTACAGTCGTGGGCAGCTCTGAAGTGATGGTGGGGCAGCTTGAGCGCTTGGCGCAGATGGCGGAGAGCCCCAACGTGGTGGTGCAAGTACTCCCGTTCTCGGCCGGTGCGCCCGCAGCGGGGTCGCCCTTCATGCTGCTGACGCAGGGCAATCAGGAGGGGCGAATTCTGTACTCGGATACCATCGGCCACGGGTACATGAATGACTCTCCGGCCGTCGTCAGCTCGTGGGGGTCCACCTTCGATCGGCTGCGTATGGCAGCGGAGTCGGAGACGCGCTCGCTCGGGCTGATTCACTCGATCATGAAGGAGCACGCTCGATGA
- a CDS encoding DUF397 domain-containing protein gives MTTIDSLNWIKSSYSDGEGGECVEWAPSYASTTGVVPVRDSKWADGPALMVSAGAFAGLVTMARDASL, from the coding sequence ATGACCACGATCGATTCCCTCAACTGGATCAAGTCCAGCTACAGCGACGGCGAGGGTGGCGAATGCGTCGAGTGGGCGCCTTCGTACGCGTCCACGACGGGTGTCGTTCCGGTGCGGGACAGCAAGTGGGCCGACGGCCCTGCCCTGATGGTGTCCGCCGGTGCGTTCGCGGGCCTCGTGACCATGGCCCGTGACGCGTCCCTGTAA
- a CDS encoding DUF397 domain-containing protein, whose translation MTAIVSLDWVKSSYSGPNGGECVEWAPSYASAMGVVPVRDSKRADGSVLMVSADAFAGLVVLAREAAL comes from the coding sequence ATGACTGCGATCGTTTCTCTCGACTGGGTCAAGTCCAGCTACAGCGGCCCCAACGGCGGCGAATGCGTGGAGTGGGCGCCTTCGTACGCGTCCGCGATGGGTGTCGTTCCGGTGCGGGACAGCAAGCGGGCCGACGGCTCCGTCCTCATGGTGTCGGCTGACGCGTTCGCGGGCCTGGTGGTCCTGGCCCGCGAAGCCGCCCTCTAG
- a CDS encoding ASCH domain-containing protein, producing the protein MTSNGPRPREHSLTIRKPYLDLIASGAKTIEVRVGYPKIRRFAPGDILTIICADESVTTRITAVREYESFAAMVDAEDAAAIGGPGMTHDQLVAAIRSIYPPEKEALGVFALHLALVPSRA; encoded by the coding sequence ATGACGAGCAACGGTCCCCGGCCCCGCGAGCACTCCCTCACCATCCGCAAGCCGTACTTGGACCTCATCGCCTCCGGCGCCAAGACCATCGAGGTCCGCGTCGGCTATCCCAAGATCCGCAGGTTCGCCCCCGGCGACATCCTCACGATCATCTGCGCGGACGAGTCCGTGACCACCCGCATCACGGCGGTGAGGGAGTACGAGTCCTTCGCGGCGATGGTCGACGCGGAGGACGCTGCCGCGATCGGCGGACCGGGCATGACCCATGACCAGCTCGTCGCCGCGATCCGGAGTATCTACCCGCCCGAGAAGGAAGCCCTCGGCGTCTTCGCCCTCCACCTCGCCCTCGTGCCGAGCAGGGCCTGA
- a CDS encoding DUF397 domain-containing protein, whose product MAGITSRVGWVKSSYSGQGGQCVEVSPSYASVKGVVPVRDSKRVDGPVLMVSADAFAGLVVLAREAAL is encoded by the coding sequence ATGGCAGGTATCACCTCTCGTGTCGGCTGGGTCAAGTCCAGCTACAGCGGCCAGGGTGGGCAGTGTGTGGAGGTGTCCCCTTCGTACGCGTCCGTGAAGGGTGTTGTTCCGGTGCGGGACAGCAAGCGGGTCGATGGCCCCGTCCTGATGGTGTCGGCTGACGCGTTCGCGGGCCTGGTAGTCCTGGCCCGCGAAGCCGCCCTCTAG
- a CDS encoding diaminopimelate decarboxylase yields MTPERRNRAVRAAVEQGLLSEERPVAALLDVAGIKASATALKEAFAGVTEAPVLHAFAVKAAPLVPVVALLNGEGIGAEVASPGELAIARAAGVPAARTVLDSPAKTVRELREALDLGIALNADNPQELSRIDALLAETDGVRSPVGVRINAQVGAGAIGALSTATATSKFGVALRDPGARAAVVRMFLDRPWLTRLHTHSGSQGVPLARMTEGVRELYALAEEINAAAGRRQIDTLDIGGGLPVNFASDETTPTFAEYAALLKREVPGLLDGRYALVTEYGRALLAKHGTILARVEYTKVSGGRPIAVTHAGVQVATRTVYDPVSWPLRIAAYGPDGHPKTGAPVPQDIAGPACFAGDLLAEARELPPLDQGDVVAALDTGAYCFSNHYGYNSLPRPGVYGYTADATAVDFRLVRAPQTEAELVAESGGAQASALL; encoded by the coding sequence ATGACTCCAGAACGCCGGAACCGTGCCGTACGAGCCGCTGTTGAACAGGGTCTTCTCAGCGAGGAACGGCCGGTGGCCGCGCTGTTGGACGTGGCCGGGATCAAGGCGTCCGCGACCGCGCTGAAGGAGGCGTTCGCGGGCGTCACGGAGGCGCCCGTGCTGCACGCCTTCGCGGTGAAGGCCGCGCCGCTGGTCCCCGTCGTCGCGCTGCTGAACGGGGAGGGCATCGGCGCCGAGGTGGCGAGCCCCGGGGAACTGGCCATCGCCCGCGCCGCCGGGGTCCCCGCCGCCCGCACCGTGCTGGACTCCCCCGCGAAGACCGTCCGCGAACTGCGTGAGGCCCTGGACCTCGGGATCGCCCTCAACGCGGACAACCCGCAGGAGCTGTCGCGGATCGACGCGCTGCTGGCCGAAACCGATGGGGTCCGCTCCCCCGTCGGCGTCCGGATCAACGCGCAGGTGGGCGCCGGGGCGATCGGGGCACTGTCCACGGCCACCGCCACATCGAAGTTCGGCGTGGCCCTGCGCGACCCGGGCGCCCGCGCCGCCGTCGTCCGGATGTTCCTGGACCGCCCCTGGCTGACCCGGCTGCACACCCACTCCGGCTCGCAGGGCGTCCCGCTGGCCCGGATGACCGAGGGCGTACGGGAGCTGTACGCGCTCGCCGAGGAGATCAACGCGGCGGCGGGGCGACGGCAGATCGACACGCTCGACATCGGCGGCGGACTGCCCGTCAACTTCGCGTCGGACGAGACGACACCGACGTTCGCGGAGTACGCGGCGCTGCTGAAGCGGGAGGTCCCGGGCCTGCTGGACGGGCGCTACGCCCTGGTGACGGAGTACGGCCGGGCGCTGCTCGCGAAGCACGGCACGATCCTCGCGCGGGTGGAGTACACGAAGGTCTCCGGCGGACGCCCGATCGCGGTCACGCACGCGGGCGTGCAGGTGGCGACGCGAACGGTGTACGACCCGGTCTCCTGGCCCCTGCGGATCGCCGCGTACGGCCCGGACGGCCACCCGAAGACCGGCGCTCCGGTGCCACAGGACATCGCGGGCCCGGCCTGCTTCGCGGGCGACCTGCTGGCGGAGGCCCGGGAGCTGCCGCCGCTGGACCAGGGCGATGTGGTGGCGGCGCTGGACACGGGCGCGTACTGCTTCTCGAACCACTACGGGTACAACAGCCTGCCCCGCCCGGGCGTCTACGGATACACCGCCGACGCGACAGCCGTGGACTTCCGCCTGGTCCGGGCCCCGCAGACGGAAGCGGAACTGGTCGCGGAGTCGGGCGGAGCCCAGGCGTCCGCCTTGCTGTAA
- the hutU gene encoding urocanate hydratase has translation MSGPRPVRAPRGTELTALGWQQEAALRMLQNNLDPEVAEHPDRLVVYGGTGKAARDWRSFDAMVRTLTTLKQDETMLVQSGRPVGVMQTHEWAPRVLIANSNLVGDWATWEEFRRLEALGLTMYGQMTAGSWIYIGTQGILQGTYETFAAVAAKRFGGTLAGTITLTAGLGGMGGAQPLAVTMNDGVVICVDCDPRAIERRIEHRYLDVRADSLDHALRLATEARDARRPLSIGVLGNAAEVLPRALEMGAPIDIVTDQTSAHDPLAYLPVGVPFDEMAAYAAEKPADFTQRARESMARHVEAMVGFLDAGAEVFDYGNSIRGEAKLAGYERAFAFPGFVPAYIRPLFCEGKGPFRWAALSGDPADIARTDRAILDLFPENESLRRWITLAGERVHFQGLPARICWLGYGERDRAGERFNDMVASGELTAPLAIGRDHLDCGSVASPYRETEAMRDGSDAIADWPLLNAMVNVASGASWVSIHHGGGVGMGRSLHAGQVTVADGTKLGGEKIRRVLTNDPGMGVIRHVDAGYEAAEAVAAERGVRVPMISEGAVE, from the coding sequence ATGTCAGGACCCCGCCCGGTACGGGCCCCGCGCGGCACGGAGCTGACCGCCCTGGGCTGGCAGCAGGAAGCCGCTCTCCGGATGCTCCAGAACAACCTGGACCCCGAGGTCGCCGAACACCCCGACCGGCTCGTGGTCTACGGCGGCACCGGCAAGGCGGCCCGCGACTGGCGCTCGTTCGACGCGATGGTCCGCACCCTCACCACCCTGAAGCAGGACGAGACGATGCTCGTCCAGTCCGGCCGTCCGGTCGGCGTCATGCAGACCCACGAGTGGGCCCCCCGGGTGCTGATCGCCAACAGCAACCTGGTCGGCGACTGGGCCACCTGGGAGGAGTTCCGCAGGCTCGAAGCCCTCGGACTCACCATGTACGGACAGATGACCGCCGGTTCCTGGATCTACATCGGCACCCAGGGCATCCTCCAGGGCACCTACGAGACCTTCGCCGCCGTCGCCGCCAAACGGTTCGGCGGCACCCTCGCCGGGACGATCACCCTCACGGCGGGCCTCGGCGGCATGGGCGGCGCGCAGCCGCTCGCCGTCACCATGAACGACGGCGTCGTCATCTGCGTCGACTGCGACCCGCGCGCCATCGAACGCCGGATCGAGCACCGCTATCTCGACGTCCGCGCCGACTCCCTCGACCACGCGCTGCGGCTCGCCACCGAGGCGCGCGACGCCCGCCGCCCGCTGTCGATCGGTGTCCTGGGCAACGCCGCCGAGGTGCTGCCGCGCGCCCTGGAGATGGGCGCGCCCATCGACATCGTCACCGACCAGACCTCCGCCCACGACCCGCTCGCCTACCTCCCCGTCGGGGTCCCCTTCGACGAGATGGCCGCGTACGCCGCCGAGAAGCCCGCCGACTTCACCCAACGGGCCCGCGAGTCCATGGCCCGCCACGTCGAGGCGATGGTGGGGTTCCTGGACGCGGGCGCCGAGGTCTTCGACTACGGCAACTCCATCCGGGGCGAGGCCAAGCTCGCGGGGTACGAGCGGGCCTTCGCCTTCCCCGGCTTCGTCCCCGCGTACATCCGTCCCCTCTTCTGCGAAGGGAAGGGCCCGTTCCGCTGGGCCGCCCTCTCCGGCGACCCCGCCGACATCGCCCGCACCGACCGCGCGATCCTCGACCTCTTCCCGGAGAACGAGTCCCTGCGCCGCTGGATCACCCTCGCGGGCGAACGGGTCCACTTCCAGGGGCTGCCCGCCCGGATCTGCTGGCTCGGCTACGGCGAACGCGACCGCGCGGGCGAGCGCTTCAACGACATGGTCGCGAGCGGTGAGCTGACGGCGCCGCTGGCGATCGGGCGCGACCACCTCGACTGCGGGTCGGTGGCGTCCCCGTACCGCGAGACCGAGGCCATGCGCGACGGGTCCGACGCGATCGCCGACTGGCCGCTCCTGAACGCGATGGTGAACGTCGCCTCCGGCGCGTCCTGGGTCTCCATCCACCACGGCGGCGGCGTCGGCATGGGGCGCTCCCTGCACGCCGGACAGGTCACCGTCGCCGACGGCACGAAGCTCGGCGGCGAGAAGATCCGCCGGGTGCTGACCAACGACCCCGGGATGGGGGTCATCCGGCATGTGGACGCGGGGTACGAGGCGGCGGAGGCGGTGGCGGCGGAGCGGGGGGTGCGGGTGCCGATGATTTCTGAGGGGGCGGTGGAGTAG
- a CDS encoding allantoate amidohydrolase, which produces MPTFTEMWRDLTPIGRHTPTNGYRRYAWTGADTDCRAWFREQTLARGLRYETDRNGNQWAWLGDPADGDAVVTGSHLDSVPDGGAFDGPLGVVSALAALDGLRARGARPTRPLGIANFSDEEGARFGLACVGSRLSAGRLTREQAYALTDADGVTLPEAMEAAGQDPTDLGPDPERLARIGAFVELHVEQGRALDLGGHPVGIASAIWPHGRWRFDFAGEANHAGTTRIADRRDPMLSYAETVLAARREAELTGALATFGKVAVEPGGVNAIPSLVRGWLDARAADQETLDTVVAAIRRAAEERARRDGVDLAVVRESFTPVVEFEHALRDELNRILGGAVPVLGTGAGHDAGILSASVPTAMIFVRNPTGVSHSPAESATEDDCLAGVHALTDVLEGLACR; this is translated from the coding sequence ATGCCCACCTTCACCGAGATGTGGCGTGACCTCACCCCCATCGGCCGCCACACCCCCACCAACGGCTACCGCCGCTACGCCTGGACCGGCGCCGACACCGACTGCCGCGCCTGGTTCCGGGAGCAGACCCTCGCCCGGGGGCTGCGCTACGAGACCGACCGCAACGGCAACCAGTGGGCCTGGCTCGGCGACCCGGCCGACGGGGACGCCGTCGTCACCGGGTCGCACCTGGACTCCGTGCCCGACGGCGGGGCCTTCGACGGCCCCCTCGGCGTCGTCTCCGCGCTCGCCGCGCTCGACGGGCTCCGGGCGCGGGGCGCGCGCCCCACCCGGCCGCTGGGGATCGCCAACTTCAGCGACGAGGAGGGCGCCCGCTTCGGCCTCGCCTGTGTGGGGTCACGGCTCAGCGCGGGCCGCCTCACCCGGGAGCAGGCGTACGCGCTCACCGACGCGGACGGGGTGACGCTGCCCGAGGCGATGGAGGCGGCGGGCCAGGACCCGACGGACCTCGGGCCCGACCCCGAACGCCTCGCCCGCATCGGCGCCTTCGTCGAGCTGCACGTCGAGCAGGGCCGCGCCCTCGACCTCGGCGGCCACCCCGTCGGTATCGCGTCCGCGATCTGGCCGCACGGCCGCTGGCGGTTCGACTTCGCGGGCGAGGCCAACCACGCGGGCACCACGCGGATCGCCGACCGCCGCGACCCGATGCTGAGCTACGCGGAGACCGTGCTCGCGGCCCGCCGCGAGGCGGAACTCACGGGCGCCCTCGCGACCTTCGGCAAGGTGGCCGTCGAACCGGGCGGGGTCAACGCGATCCCCTCCCTGGTGCGGGGCTGGCTCGACGCCCGCGCCGCCGACCAGGAGACCCTGGACACCGTCGTCGCCGCGATCCGGCGGGCCGCCGAGGAGCGCGCCCGCCGCGACGGCGTGGACCTGGCCGTCGTCCGTGAGTCGTTCACCCCGGTCGTCGAGTTCGAGCACGCCCTGCGGGACGAGTTGAACCGTATCCTCGGCGGCGCCGTGCCGGTCCTCGGCACCGGCGCGGGCCACGACGCGGGCATCCTCTCCGCGTCCGTCCCCACCGCCATGATCTTCGTCCGCAACCCCACCGGCGTCTCGCACTCCCCGGCCGAGTCCGCCACCGAGGACGACTGCCTGGCCGGGGTCCACGCGCTCACCGACGTCCTGGAGGGCCTGGCATGCCGCTGA